The DNA sequence GAAGGGCACCAGCTTTTTCGCCCTGGTGGGCGGCGGCGTCACACAGGACCACATCGGCACCAGCAGCATCGTGGCGCTCAACGCGCCGGTGGAAACGGGCGGCATCACCATTCCCGTGGGCGGCCAGTTGAGCAGGCCCGCCAATCTCGATGGCGCACGGAACCTGCGGGGCTTCTTCACCTATGGCCTGCCGGTGAAGCGCCTCAAGAGCAACCTCAACTTCAACGGCAGCTACACCTTCAACCGGCTGCCCGCCTCGATCAACGGACAGGTGAACCTCGCCGACAACCATTCCCTGGGCCAGGGTGCCACGCTGGCCAGCAACATCAGCGAGCGCCTGGACTTCACCCTGGGTTATATGGTCAACCAGGGCTTCGTACGCAACAGCATCCAGCAGGGCGCGGACAACGATTTCATCTCCACCACGGCGAACTTCCGCCTGCAATGGACCACGTTGAAGCACACCGTGCTGCGCAGCAACATGGCCTACACGCGCTTCGACGGCCTGGCCGAGGGGATCGATGCGGACTATCTGCTGTGGAACGCCTCGCTCGGCTACAAGCTGTTGAAGGACCGCTCACTGGAGATCTCCCTGCAGTGTTTCGACATCCTGGGACAGAACAACAGCATCGCGCGCAACATCACCGAGACCTGGATCGAGGACAGCCGCACCAACGTGCTGGGGCGCTATGTGATGCTGATGGTGACCTGGAACCTGCGCCATTTCAAGATGATGGCACCTGCGGAAGAGGGCGCCCCGGGCGGCGAACGTCGGCGTGATTGATCACGGCCCTTCTATCTTCAGATCGGCATGAACGGCAACATCCTCGCCGACAAAGGCACCCGCCTCTTCCTCATCCTCGGCGGCTTCTTCGCGGCCAACGCGCTTATCGCCGAGATGATCGGCGTGAAGCTCTTCCAACTGGAGGACCTGCTGGGCATGGCCAGGGCCGACTTCAGCCTGCTGGGCCAGGAGCACCTGAGCTTCGTGCTCAGCGTGGGTGTGCTGCCCTGGCCCATCGTGTTCATCATGACCGATGTGGTGAACGATTACTACGGCGTGCGTGGCGTTCGCTTCCTCACCCTGCTCACCGTGGTGCTCATCACCTTCATGTTCGCCGTGCTCTTCCTCGCCATCCACATGCCGCCGGACCAGGGTTGGTGGCTCACCAGCAGCGCACAGAACGGTGTGCCCGACATGCAGGCGGCCTTCGCGGCCATTTTCGGGCAGGGCATGAACATCATCATCGGCTCGCTCACCGCCTTCGTCATCGGCCAGTTGGTGGACGCACTGGTGTTCCGCCGGATCAAGCGGATCACCGGGGACAAGCGCATCTGGCTGCGCGCCACCGGCAGCACGGTGGTGAGCCAGTTCATCGACAGCATCGTGGTCACCTACGTGGCCTTCTGGATCTTCCGCGACATGAGCTTCGCGATGGCGACCGCACTGGCGCTGACGGCCTATGCCTACAAATTCGTGGTGGCCATCCTCAGCACGCCGCTGATCTACGCGGCGCATTGGGGCATCGAACGCTACCTGGGGAAGGAGCGTGCGCAGGCCATGCGCGCGGAAGCACTCAGAAGCCGGAACGACTGAACTGCAACGGGCTCAGCCGGGGGTCTCCCACTTCACCACGCTGTTGTCCACAGGGGGCAGCTTGCGCAGGTAGTCGTAGATCGCCCCCAGGTCCTCGTCGGTCATGGTGGCGTACATCACCCAGGGCATCACGGTCTGGAACTCGGCCTTCTCCCAATTGATACGGTGCGGCACGAAGCTGCTGTCCGCGTACATCTTGAAGCGGTCGATGAACTGTTGCTTGCTCCAGTTGCCGATGCCGGTCTCGTGCGGGGTGATGTTCGGCGAGCGCAGCGTGGCACCATTGGGGAAGGTGAAGGCGAAGCCGCCGGCGAATGGTTCACCCAAG is a window from the Flavobacteriales bacterium genome containing:
- a CDS encoding queuosine precursor transporter; translated protein: MNGNILADKGTRLFLILGGFFAANALIAEMIGVKLFQLEDLLGMARADFSLLGQEHLSFVLSVGVLPWPIVFIMTDVVNDYYGVRGVRFLTLLTVVLITFMFAVLFLAIHMPPDQGWWLTSSAQNGVPDMQAAFAAIFGQGMNIIIGSLTAFVIGQLVDALVFRRIKRITGDKRIWLRATGSTVVSQFIDSIVVTYVAFWIFRDMSFAMATALALTAYAYKFVVAILSTPLIYAAHWGIERYLGKERAQAMRAEALRSRND